A portion of the Esox lucius isolate fEsoLuc1 chromosome 20, fEsoLuc1.pri, whole genome shotgun sequence genome contains these proteins:
- the rusc1 gene encoding uncharacterized protein rusc1 isoform X4: MHSTSRTTIPPSKPRRFDPSRRTISAVEPKPQGPAYRREDKNMNTVSSSSPRCASKATPESSRTRVGMQPRTPLGQSRLGLQRNTALLSKTKPKPKIVRAGAAAVSNRALPPLPPPPLPHLDPNCNEPSLPCLCCDGHSPQDNNSLFNHNHNNNNTISIRQQLKLQPPPPPPPLPQKQEVTRAKGQAKPCQLKSQAKVLPPACPANALELGKGEEEQENADVNENTNVVMDNKIKKQDELDNNKDRDEEGRNLEDVEDEEDEEEGEDDDDDEDEDDDDTLVPSCCDCPPSLLDLSLTSSTSSSSTSISSCSDLETDCADLSLSVCSSAHEGKADLSVSPERSLAHIPERYPPSRSPPSPPSLPLNPKSSSASSYPSSPPTACSPDEGYPSAPASPSSDYLGVRGQSGLGSEVAKLGLLDFLESVGEFGKMERFSQIIQVARWDLDGDPQGDLLRDRLDHLDRLESVNRQVKLAHIARLHEKGLDLGDLGEEDLSDVLDEMGNVDMSWRLYKGRSLGESQEFSDAGVDLTAPSDCDEPLASESETSSPIEPPPRPPKPPVRHASVNSDLHTYINISRDITPSVSVCTSPSASPTFYTFRCEKALPPSPPSLPPPPLCKPIPYFTLYKSPPLPFSRPLSTPPIPPPRKKHLARKEAQRLAALQSGREKTPLSLPPPTSCPPPLPPPPTISISSSTSPPAIPPPPSLPPPPSFHALDDEIRKLLVLAGLTQAELLKLSPELGVCVGGLQEEGEGETHHNSRPEQTQDVGMRKKEEMAKEQYDIDGLAVDGWRDGGGRLGQERDGDMKRFRGVEEDEEEREESRDVFRTTSFFKMARSRKKNSGFGASVSLASDIYYSTDINPAKSVSFETFKYDRALSETPPPPPPRPLPPVPPTLPPPQVCTLPANSLRPERFDWLMAFSPDSETPLLPPPLEPRKSNKETLKKSTSGSASSSGSTSGSGSKVMTFKELRNRSKNSSPTYQLITEPDPDPTVITPDPDILYNLKWRREKTDGDGVQWEYTSQAKAAFLQQPPLTTLAAFREMFQKAENATGQPELNPPQRIGCSASEGNLWGIDGQGKEEGEKRKEVLEEEEEQVEVRGTADGGRTWESRTTAVRSISFAGSVKKGGTSWMGDDVKVPLRGLGLSSLQEKRALVNSVSVAVEAILAQFSTSRTLVQKALSGDSSVNPSLGRLVLQCLCPALQGLLSDGLKPHQSDVISGRRPNSAWGLVQASTRPGRISGAPYKGPSTQALYSLQARVGVLPQLRQSKHRFNAFLFGLLNIKLLDFWLSHLQSCSDVLATFYQPSSFMRLSLTSCQPLFEELLLLLQPLSLLTFNLDLLFQHHHLEPANHSPEIPSPPNQDLGFRLSPRGSTSQGRGSSYLQSLSELHVGNAKSETESCKASPLPLVKPEAERLVESRNPPTHGAESGKVSGIAETSPQLMWLQEKEIREIAPPNVEEDCLSQQAGKVIQQGWGAVVRWGEKLGQNLAELSLPGPQNQVGTSRDPTEPQASTQTSSYPSWVDGALTVPWGLGRLFGASNNTTVPTLPTRRPSQWLSPGVSALTRLVSSSSTANHRRSLEPRQVEEVVEREVEGDAEETCDNPKPLRSVKTLCDYSGTGAELSFQKGEELLVLGGVDHDWIRCRQGDREGLVPIGYASLIM, encoded by the exons ATGCACTCTACTAGCCGAACCACCATCCCTCCCTCAAAGCCTCGCCGCTTTGACCCAAGCCGGCGTACAATATCCGCAGTGGAACCAAAGCCACAAGGCCCTGCGTACCGGAGGGAGGACAAAAACATGAACACcgtttcctcttcctctcctcggTGTGCCAGCAAAGCGACCCCAGAGTCTTCCAGGACCAGGGTGGGCATGCAGCCTCGTACACCTTTGGGTCAGTCCAGACTGGGCTTGCAGAGAAACACGGCTCTCCTTTCTAAGACCAAACCCAAACCCAAGATTGTCCGAGCAGGAGCAGCAGCGGTGTCCAACCGCGcacttcctcctcttcctcctcctcctcttccccatCTGGACCCCAACTGTAATGAGCCCAGTCTGCCCTGCCTGTGTTGTGACGGCCATTCTCCACAGGACAATAACAGCCTGTTCAaccacaaccacaacaacaacaataccATCTCCATCCGGCAGCAGCTGAAGCTCcagccccctcccccaccacccccacttCCCCAGAAACAGGAGGTCACCCGGGCCAAGGGTCAGGCCAAGCCCTGTCAGCTCAAGTCCCAGGCTAAGGTCCTGCCACCAGCCTGCCCCGCCAACGCCCTGGAGCtggggaaaggagaggaagagcaggagaATGCAGATGTGAACGAGAACACAAACGTGGTGATGGACAACAAGATAAAAAAGCAGGACGAATTGGATAACAACAAAGACAGAGATGAGGAGGGGAGAAACTTAGAGGATGTTGAAgacgaggaggatgaggaggagggagaagatgACGATGATGACGAGGATGAAGACGATGATGACACTTTGGTCCCATCGTGCTGTGactgccccccctccctcctggatctctccctcacctcctccacctcctcatctTCCACTTCCATCAGCTCCTGCTCCGACCTGGAGACGGACTGCGCAGATCTCTCCCTGTCCGTCTGCTCCTCTGCCCATGAGGGGAAGGCTGATCTGTCAGTGTCCCCGGAGCGCTCTCTCGCTCACATTCCTGAACGCTATCCACCGTCTCgctcacccccctcccccccctccctgccCCTCAACCCCAAATCTTCTTCGGCCTCTAGCTACCCTTCCTCCCCACCCACTGCCTGCTCCCCAGACGAAGGCTACCCCTCTGCTCCTGCCTCCCCTTCCTCAGACTATTTGGGGGTCAGAGGCCAGAGTGGTTTAGGGTCAGAGGTTGCTAAATTAGGCCTCCTGGACTTCCTGGAGTCAGTTGGCGAGTTTGGCAAGATGGAGCGCTTTAGCCAGATAATACAGGTGGCCCGCTGGGATCTGGATGGGGATCCTCAAGGGGATCTACTGAGGGATCGACTGGACCACCTGGACCGACTGGAGAGCGTCAACAGGCAGGTGAAACTGGCTCACATTGCCAGGCTCCATGAGAAGGGGCTGGATCTTGGAGATTTAGGAGAGGAGGACCTCTCGGATGTTCTAGATGAGATGGGGAATGTGGACATGTCCTGGAGGCTTTATAAAGGCCGGTCTTTAGGAGAGTCCCAGGAGTTCTCCGACGCCGGGGTGGACCTGACGGCTCCTTCAGACTGTGATGAGCCCCTAGCCTCAGAATCTGAGACGTCTTCACCCATAGAGCCCCCTCCAAGACCCCCCAAACCGCCAGTCCGCCATGCCAGCGTGAACTCTGACCTCCACACCTACATCAAcatcagccgtgacatcacccCCTCGGTCTCTGTCTGCACCTCTCCATCCGCATCTCCAACTTTCTACACCTTCAGGTGTGAGAAggccctccctccttctccaccctccctcccacctcctcctctctgtaagcccATCCCTTACTTCACACTCTACaagtctccccctctccctttctcccgaCCCCTTTCAACTCCCCCGATCCCTCCTCCCCGGAAGAAACACCTAGCCCGTAAAGAGGCCCAGCGTCTCGCTGCCCTCCAATCAGGACGTGAGAAGACACCCCTATCCCTTCCACCTCCAACCTCctgccctcctcctctcccgcCTCCTCCAACTATTTCCATATCCTCCTCGACGTCCCCCCCGGCCATACCTCCCCCGCCCTCTCTTCCCCCGCCTCCCTCCTTCCATGCATTGGATGATGAGATCCGCAAGCTACTGGTGCTCGCAGGACTGACCCAGGCTGAGCTCCTCAAACTCAGCCCAGAGTTGGGGGTCTGTGTAGGGGGACtgcaggaggagggagagggggagacccACCACAACTCCAGGCCTGAACAAACACAGGATGTAGGGATGAGAAAAAAGGAGGAAATGGCTAAGGAGCAGTATGATATAGATGGGTTGGCCGTTGacgggtggagagatggaggagggaggttaGGGCAGGAGAGGGACGGAGACATGAAGAGATTCAGAGGggtagaggaggatgaggaagagagagaggagagccgAGATGTATTTAGAACAACATCGTTCTTTAAGATGGCTAGGAGCAGGAAGAAAAACAGTGGTTTTGGGGCTAGCGTTAGCCTAGCATCCGACATCTACTACAGCACTGACATCAACCCTGCTAAAAGTGTTAGCTTTGAGACTTTCAAATACGACCGTGCCCTCTCAGaaacccctcccccccctcccccacgtCCTTTACCACCTGTCCCCCctaccctgccccccccccaggtctGCACACTTCCCGCCAACTCCTTACGCCCTGAGCGATTTGATTGGCTTATGGCTTTCTCTCCTGATAGTGAAACCCCGCTTCTACCCCCCCCTCTTGAACCTAGAAAATCCAACAAAGAAACCTTGAAGAAATCTACTTCAGGGTCAGCGTCATCATCTGGGTCAACCTCAGGGTCAGGGTCAAAGGTAATGACCTTCAAGGAACTGCGTAACCGTAGCAAAAACAGCTCCCCGACCTACCAGTTAATTACAGAACCAGATCCAGACCCCACGGTTATCACTCCCGACCCTGACATCCTCTATAACCTCAaatggaggagggagaagacagACGGTGACGGGGTCCAGTGGGAGTACACCTCCCAGGCCAAGGCCGCCTTCCTCCAACAACCTCCCCTCACCACATTGGCTGCATTTAGGGAGATGTTCCAGAAAGCGGAGAATGCGACTGGACAACCTGAACTTAACCCCCCGCAGCGGATTGGGTGCTCAGCCAGTGAAGGGAACCTGTGGGGGATTGATGGACAAggaaaagaggagggagagaaaaggaaagaggtgctggaagaagaggaagagcagGTGGAGGTGAGAGGAACTGCTGATGGAGGAAGAACCTGGGAGTCCAGAACTACAG CAGTTCGCAGCATTTCATTCGCTGGCTCTGTAAAGAAGGGCGGGACATCCTGGATGGGCGATGATGTGAAGGTACCTCTGAGAGGTCTAGGACTGTCCTCTCTGCAAGAAAAAAGAG CTCTCGTCAATTCAGTGAGTGTGGCCGTGGAGGCCATTTTGGCTCAGTTTAGCACCTCACGAACCCTGGTGCAGAAG GCTCTGTCAGGAGACAGCAGTGTCAATCCTTCTCTGGGTCGGCTGGTGCTGCAGTGCCTGTGCCCCGCCCTGCAGGGCTTGCTGTCTGATGGCCTCAAGCCCCATCAGAGTGACGTGATCTCAGGCAGGAGGCCAAACTCTGCCTGGGGACTGGTACAGGCCTCCACCAGGCCAGGTAGGATCTCTGGAGCACCGTACAAAG GGCCCAGTACTCAGGCCCTGTACAGCCTGCAGGCTAGGGTAGGTGTGCTACCCCAGCTCAGGCAGAGCAAACACAGGTTCAATGCCTTCCTCTTTGGCCTCCTCAA CATCAAGCTTCTGGATTTCTGGCTGTCCCACCTCCAGTCATGCAGTG ATGTGTTGGCGACGTTTTACCAGCCCTCCTCCTTCATGCGCTTGTCACTGACTTCCTGCCAGCCTCTGTTTGAGGagctcctcctcctgctgcagcCACTCAGTCTTTTGACCTTTAACCTCGACCTACTCTTCCAGCATCACCACCTCGAGCCAGCCAATCATAGCCCTGAGATACCCAGCCCACCCAATCAGGATCTGGGATTCAGGCTCTCGCCCCGAGGGTCCACCTCCCAAGGCAGGGGCAGTAGCTACCTCCAGAGCCTATCAGAGCTGCACGTTGGAAACGCCAAATCCGAGACCGAGAGCTGTAAGGCCAGCCCACTGCCCCTTGTAAAACCGGAAGCTGAAAGGTTGGTGGAGTCGCGGAATCCACCAACTCATGGCGCAGAGTCTGGGAAGGTGTCTGGTATTGCAGAGACAAGTCCTCAGCTGATGTGGCTTCAGGAGAAAGAGATTAGGGAGATTGCGCCTCCTAATGTTGAGGAGGACTGTCTATCCCAACAAGCAGGAAAG GTGATTCAGCAGGGCTGGGGTGCTGTGGTACGCTGGGGGGAAAAGCTCGGACAGAACTTGGCTGAACTTAGCCTGCCTGGACCCCAGAACCAGGTGGGGACATCCAGGGATCCCACAGAACCACAGGCCAGTACCCAGACCAGCAGTTACCCTTCCTGGGTAGATGGAGCATTAACAGTCCCCTGGGGTCTGGGACGGCTATTTGGAGCTTCTAATAACACCACAGTACCCACACTTCCAACCAG GCGTCCATCTCAGTGGTTGTCTCCAGGGGTGTCTGCTCTGACCCGGTTGGTGAGCAGCAGTTCCACTGCTAACCATAGGAGGTCGCTAGAGCCCCGGCAGGTAGAAGAAGTGGTGGAgcgagaggtggagggagacgCGGAGGAGACATGCGACAACCCAAAACCCCTTAG GTCGGTCAAAACACTATGCGACTACTCTGGCACAGGGGCAGAGTTAAGCTTCCAGAAAGGGGAGGAGTTATTGGTTTTAGGGGGTGTCGATCACGACTGGATTCGCTGTCgtcagggagacagagaggggctTGTGCCCATTGGCTATGCCTCTCTGATCATGTGA
- the rusc1 gene encoding uncharacterized protein rusc1 isoform X5: MHSTSRTTIPPSKPRRFDPSRRTISAVEPKPQGPAYRREDKNMNTVSSSSPRCASKATPESSRTRVGMQPRTPLGQSRLGLQRNTALLSKTKPKPKIVRAGAAAVSNRALPPLPPPPLPHLDPNCNEPSLPCLCCDGHSPQDNNSLFNHNHNNNNTISIRQQLKLQPPPPPPPLPQKQEVTRAKGQAKPCQLKSQAKVLPPACPANALELGKGEEEQENADVNENTNVVMDNKIKKQDELDNNKDRDEEGRNLEDVEDEEDEEEGEDDDDDEDEDDDDTLVPSCCDCPPSLLDLSLTSSTSSSSTSISSCSDLETDCADLSLSVCSSAHEGKADLSVSPERSLAHIPERYPPSRSPPSPPSLPLNPKSSSASSYPSSPPTACSPDEGYPSAPASPSSDYLGVRGQSGLGSEVAKLGLLDFLESVGEFGKMERFSQIIQVARWDLDGDPQGDLLRDRLDHLDRLESVNRQVKLAHIARLHEKGLDLGDLGEEDLSDVLDEMGNVDMSWRLYKGRSLGESQEFSDAGVDLTAPSDCDEPLASESETSSPIEPPPRPPKPPVRHASVNSDLHTYINISRDITPSVSVCTSPSASPTFYTFRCEKALPPSPPSLPPPPLCKPIPYFTLYKSPPLPFSRPLSTPPIPPPRKKHLARKEAQRLAALQSGREKTPLSLPPPTSCPPPLPPPPTISISSSTSPPAIPPPPSLPPPPSFHALDDEIRKLLVLAGLTQAELLKLSPELGVCVGGLQEEGEGETHHNSRPEQTQDVGMRKKEEMAKEQYDIDGLAVDGWRDGGGRLGQERDGDMKRFRGVEEDEEEREESRDVFRTTSFFKMARSRKKNSGFGASVSLASDIYYSTDINPAKSVSFETFKYDRALSETPPPPPPRPLPPVPPTLPPPQVCTLPANSLRPERFDWLMAFSPDSETPLLPPPLEPRKSNKETLKKSTSGSASSSGSTSGSGSKVMTFKELRNRSKNSSPTYQLITEPDPDPTVITPDPDILYNLKWRREKTDGDGVQWEYTSQAKAAFLQQPPLTTLAAFREMFQKAENATGQPELNPPQRIGCSASEGNLWGIDGQGKEEGEKRKEVLEEEEEQVEVRGTADGGRTWESRTTVRSISFAGSVKKGGTSWMGDDVKVPLRGLGLSSLQEKRALVNSVSVAVEAILAQFSTSRTLVQKALSGDSSVNPSLGRLVLQCLCPALQGLLSDGLKPHQSDVISGRRPNSAWGLVQASTRPGRISGAPYKGPSTQALYSLQARVGVLPQLRQSKHRFNAFLFGLLNIKLLDFWLSHLQSCSDVLATFYQPSSFMRLSLTSCQPLFEELLLLLQPLSLLTFNLDLLFQHHHLEPANHSPEIPSPPNQDLGFRLSPRGSTSQGRGSSYLQSLSELHVGNAKSETESCKASPLPLVKPEAERLVESRNPPTHGAESGKVSGIAETSPQLMWLQEKEIREIAPPNVEEDCLSQQAGKVIQQGWGAVVRWGEKLGQNLAELSLPGPQNQVGTSRDPTEPQASTQTSSYPSWVDGALTVPWGLGRLFGASNNTTVPTLPTRRPSQWLSPGVSALTRLVSSSSTANHRRSLEPRQVEEVVEREVEGDAEETCDNPKPLRSVKTLCDYSGTGAELSFQKGEELLVLGGVDHDWIRCRQGDREGLVPIGYASLIM; encoded by the exons ATGCACTCTACTAGCCGAACCACCATCCCTCCCTCAAAGCCTCGCCGCTTTGACCCAAGCCGGCGTACAATATCCGCAGTGGAACCAAAGCCACAAGGCCCTGCGTACCGGAGGGAGGACAAAAACATGAACACcgtttcctcttcctctcctcggTGTGCCAGCAAAGCGACCCCAGAGTCTTCCAGGACCAGGGTGGGCATGCAGCCTCGTACACCTTTGGGTCAGTCCAGACTGGGCTTGCAGAGAAACACGGCTCTCCTTTCTAAGACCAAACCCAAACCCAAGATTGTCCGAGCAGGAGCAGCAGCGGTGTCCAACCGCGcacttcctcctcttcctcctcctcctcttccccatCTGGACCCCAACTGTAATGAGCCCAGTCTGCCCTGCCTGTGTTGTGACGGCCATTCTCCACAGGACAATAACAGCCTGTTCAaccacaaccacaacaacaacaataccATCTCCATCCGGCAGCAGCTGAAGCTCcagccccctcccccaccacccccacttCCCCAGAAACAGGAGGTCACCCGGGCCAAGGGTCAGGCCAAGCCCTGTCAGCTCAAGTCCCAGGCTAAGGTCCTGCCACCAGCCTGCCCCGCCAACGCCCTGGAGCtggggaaaggagaggaagagcaggagaATGCAGATGTGAACGAGAACACAAACGTGGTGATGGACAACAAGATAAAAAAGCAGGACGAATTGGATAACAACAAAGACAGAGATGAGGAGGGGAGAAACTTAGAGGATGTTGAAgacgaggaggatgaggaggagggagaagatgACGATGATGACGAGGATGAAGACGATGATGACACTTTGGTCCCATCGTGCTGTGactgccccccctccctcctggatctctccctcacctcctccacctcctcatctTCCACTTCCATCAGCTCCTGCTCCGACCTGGAGACGGACTGCGCAGATCTCTCCCTGTCCGTCTGCTCCTCTGCCCATGAGGGGAAGGCTGATCTGTCAGTGTCCCCGGAGCGCTCTCTCGCTCACATTCCTGAACGCTATCCACCGTCTCgctcacccccctcccccccctccctgccCCTCAACCCCAAATCTTCTTCGGCCTCTAGCTACCCTTCCTCCCCACCCACTGCCTGCTCCCCAGACGAAGGCTACCCCTCTGCTCCTGCCTCCCCTTCCTCAGACTATTTGGGGGTCAGAGGCCAGAGTGGTTTAGGGTCAGAGGTTGCTAAATTAGGCCTCCTGGACTTCCTGGAGTCAGTTGGCGAGTTTGGCAAGATGGAGCGCTTTAGCCAGATAATACAGGTGGCCCGCTGGGATCTGGATGGGGATCCTCAAGGGGATCTACTGAGGGATCGACTGGACCACCTGGACCGACTGGAGAGCGTCAACAGGCAGGTGAAACTGGCTCACATTGCCAGGCTCCATGAGAAGGGGCTGGATCTTGGAGATTTAGGAGAGGAGGACCTCTCGGATGTTCTAGATGAGATGGGGAATGTGGACATGTCCTGGAGGCTTTATAAAGGCCGGTCTTTAGGAGAGTCCCAGGAGTTCTCCGACGCCGGGGTGGACCTGACGGCTCCTTCAGACTGTGATGAGCCCCTAGCCTCAGAATCTGAGACGTCTTCACCCATAGAGCCCCCTCCAAGACCCCCCAAACCGCCAGTCCGCCATGCCAGCGTGAACTCTGACCTCCACACCTACATCAAcatcagccgtgacatcacccCCTCGGTCTCTGTCTGCACCTCTCCATCCGCATCTCCAACTTTCTACACCTTCAGGTGTGAGAAggccctccctccttctccaccctccctcccacctcctcctctctgtaagcccATCCCTTACTTCACACTCTACaagtctccccctctccctttctcccgaCCCCTTTCAACTCCCCCGATCCCTCCTCCCCGGAAGAAACACCTAGCCCGTAAAGAGGCCCAGCGTCTCGCTGCCCTCCAATCAGGACGTGAGAAGACACCCCTATCCCTTCCACCTCCAACCTCctgccctcctcctctcccgcCTCCTCCAACTATTTCCATATCCTCCTCGACGTCCCCCCCGGCCATACCTCCCCCGCCCTCTCTTCCCCCGCCTCCCTCCTTCCATGCATTGGATGATGAGATCCGCAAGCTACTGGTGCTCGCAGGACTGACCCAGGCTGAGCTCCTCAAACTCAGCCCAGAGTTGGGGGTCTGTGTAGGGGGACtgcaggaggagggagagggggagacccACCACAACTCCAGGCCTGAACAAACACAGGATGTAGGGATGAGAAAAAAGGAGGAAATGGCTAAGGAGCAGTATGATATAGATGGGTTGGCCGTTGacgggtggagagatggaggagggaggttaGGGCAGGAGAGGGACGGAGACATGAAGAGATTCAGAGGggtagaggaggatgaggaagagagagaggagagccgAGATGTATTTAGAACAACATCGTTCTTTAAGATGGCTAGGAGCAGGAAGAAAAACAGTGGTTTTGGGGCTAGCGTTAGCCTAGCATCCGACATCTACTACAGCACTGACATCAACCCTGCTAAAAGTGTTAGCTTTGAGACTTTCAAATACGACCGTGCCCTCTCAGaaacccctcccccccctcccccacgtCCTTTACCACCTGTCCCCCctaccctgccccccccccaggtctGCACACTTCCCGCCAACTCCTTACGCCCTGAGCGATTTGATTGGCTTATGGCTTTCTCTCCTGATAGTGAAACCCCGCTTCTACCCCCCCCTCTTGAACCTAGAAAATCCAACAAAGAAACCTTGAAGAAATCTACTTCAGGGTCAGCGTCATCATCTGGGTCAACCTCAGGGTCAGGGTCAAAGGTAATGACCTTCAAGGAACTGCGTAACCGTAGCAAAAACAGCTCCCCGACCTACCAGTTAATTACAGAACCAGATCCAGACCCCACGGTTATCACTCCCGACCCTGACATCCTCTATAACCTCAaatggaggagggagaagacagACGGTGACGGGGTCCAGTGGGAGTACACCTCCCAGGCCAAGGCCGCCTTCCTCCAACAACCTCCCCTCACCACATTGGCTGCATTTAGGGAGATGTTCCAGAAAGCGGAGAATGCGACTGGACAACCTGAACTTAACCCCCCGCAGCGGATTGGGTGCTCAGCCAGTGAAGGGAACCTGTGGGGGATTGATGGACAAggaaaagaggagggagagaaaaggaaagaggtgctggaagaagaggaagagcagGTGGAGGTGAGAGGAACTGCTGATGGAGGAAGAACCTGGGAGTCCAGAACTACAG TTCGCAGCATTTCATTCGCTGGCTCTGTAAAGAAGGGCGGGACATCCTGGATGGGCGATGATGTGAAGGTACCTCTGAGAGGTCTAGGACTGTCCTCTCTGCAAGAAAAAAGAG CTCTCGTCAATTCAGTGAGTGTGGCCGTGGAGGCCATTTTGGCTCAGTTTAGCACCTCACGAACCCTGGTGCAGAAG GCTCTGTCAGGAGACAGCAGTGTCAATCCTTCTCTGGGTCGGCTGGTGCTGCAGTGCCTGTGCCCCGCCCTGCAGGGCTTGCTGTCTGATGGCCTCAAGCCCCATCAGAGTGACGTGATCTCAGGCAGGAGGCCAAACTCTGCCTGGGGACTGGTACAGGCCTCCACCAGGCCAGGTAGGATCTCTGGAGCACCGTACAAAG GGCCCAGTACTCAGGCCCTGTACAGCCTGCAGGCTAGGGTAGGTGTGCTACCCCAGCTCAGGCAGAGCAAACACAGGTTCAATGCCTTCCTCTTTGGCCTCCTCAA CATCAAGCTTCTGGATTTCTGGCTGTCCCACCTCCAGTCATGCAGTG ATGTGTTGGCGACGTTTTACCAGCCCTCCTCCTTCATGCGCTTGTCACTGACTTCCTGCCAGCCTCTGTTTGAGGagctcctcctcctgctgcagcCACTCAGTCTTTTGACCTTTAACCTCGACCTACTCTTCCAGCATCACCACCTCGAGCCAGCCAATCATAGCCCTGAGATACCCAGCCCACCCAATCAGGATCTGGGATTCAGGCTCTCGCCCCGAGGGTCCACCTCCCAAGGCAGGGGCAGTAGCTACCTCCAGAGCCTATCAGAGCTGCACGTTGGAAACGCCAAATCCGAGACCGAGAGCTGTAAGGCCAGCCCACTGCCCCTTGTAAAACCGGAAGCTGAAAGGTTGGTGGAGTCGCGGAATCCACCAACTCATGGCGCAGAGTCTGGGAAGGTGTCTGGTATTGCAGAGACAAGTCCTCAGCTGATGTGGCTTCAGGAGAAAGAGATTAGGGAGATTGCGCCTCCTAATGTTGAGGAGGACTGTCTATCCCAACAAGCAGGAAAG GTGATTCAGCAGGGCTGGGGTGCTGTGGTACGCTGGGGGGAAAAGCTCGGACAGAACTTGGCTGAACTTAGCCTGCCTGGACCCCAGAACCAGGTGGGGACATCCAGGGATCCCACAGAACCACAGGCCAGTACCCAGACCAGCAGTTACCCTTCCTGGGTAGATGGAGCATTAACAGTCCCCTGGGGTCTGGGACGGCTATTTGGAGCTTCTAATAACACCACAGTACCCACACTTCCAACCAG GCGTCCATCTCAGTGGTTGTCTCCAGGGGTGTCTGCTCTGACCCGGTTGGTGAGCAGCAGTTCCACTGCTAACCATAGGAGGTCGCTAGAGCCCCGGCAGGTAGAAGAAGTGGTGGAgcgagaggtggagggagacgCGGAGGAGACATGCGACAACCCAAAACCCCTTAG GTCGGTCAAAACACTATGCGACTACTCTGGCACAGGGGCAGAGTTAAGCTTCCAGAAAGGGGAGGAGTTATTGGTTTTAGGGGGTGTCGATCACGACTGGATTCGCTGTCgtcagggagacagagaggggctTGTGCCCATTGGCTATGCCTCTCTGATCATGTGA